The sequence TAACGGCAGCATCCTGCTCCCTTTTTGTTTTCTGCGGTAACTCCGCAAAAAAGAGGTCAAAGTGGTTGACCCACAGTTGCACAGATGGCGCAACAGCCTCAAAGGCAAACATAAACATTCTAATTAGCACTGAAAAGAGACCTCGAGAGGCATCAGAAGCAAGTTATCTAGATACACAAAGGTGGGATGTTGTTGCAACAAGTCATCAAGTGGGTATTGCAGCTGGCAAATCCGTCTTCTTTATAATTACTGTCATCGCACCGCCAAGAGGTGGTGCTTAAAAGCCAGAAACTCGTCTTGGTCTTCGGATTCGTTCTACaaaaaacgagctgcaagtgCAAGTCTCTCGATATTTTCTCTGGAGAAACGTCTGCTTATCGAATGATTTCTAATTAACAGGAAATGATAGAGGCAGATCTAGGTAGTTTAAATTAAGTCGACTGGGTTTTCAGATGGTACAGGGAGCTTAGGCAGGAGGGTCCGAttaatgataatatttaaCAGAACAGAACCTCTACTTAAGTTTAAAGCGATTTCTTCATAAAACGTATCATAAACTTTATTTCCGTTCTCAGCACTATTATATTCAGATAAGTAAACTGTAAGCCGCAAACCAGTGGAGTTTATTAAAAtgctaatattattttctacaaatattaacaaatataCCTTACGCTATTATTAAATCCAATCCAATAAATCTTTTACTTATCAATTTTGTTTTCCCTACAGTAATTTTATTTACCTTTTTATCGAATTGTAAACCAATCGGTTTAATTGATATTCTccacaaatattaaaaaaaaattaagtattTGTAACCACATAACTCCGCTTCACGTGATTTAGACACCTGTTCCGCTCTTAGCCGTTAATGAcaattttttacaaatttacTTTAAAATGTCTGAGGCGCGtgatacataaataaaatttgtttgcAATCCAAGAAGAAACATTCAGGGAAAAACCAGTTACTTAGTGCCGCGCAGAGACCGCtgtaaaatgtaatatataaGCCGGAGATTAATTGCCATGTTTGGGGGGTGGTGAGTACAGCAGGTGGGatgggtaaaaaaaaaataaagaaaaaatgtttGACAGATGCAGCCACGAAGTCAGCACAAGTGGCTTGGAATTAATTATCTAACTATTCGGATTCGGAATGTTGCACAGATGTGCGCACGATAGTGTGCTTAGAAAAACATCTTTCAAAGATTTCGACTGCTTTTTGCTGCGgttattttgtaatatttatttggcTATTGAGCACGTTTTGAAGGTTGCTTTTTGCACGCCGAACAGGtgaattatataaataaataaccatTTGAAGAGCCTAAAAATCATCGTTAGTCATTTAGCCGCCAAAAGAAACACAAAATAAATGCCTTTCTCCCACAATTTATATCTGCAAGTGCCTTCATTGAAATGTTCAATAAAGCAGGTATTGCgtaagaaaagaaaacaagCCACAAAATACAAAAGCCAGGtcgaaaaaaaatcaaaagcCAAACAAAAATGAGACAAAATGAGAGCTACTTGGGAGCAAGTGCTCGAAAAAAAGAAGAAGGTGAAGACAATTGGTTCGGAAATATTTCACCGGCTGCCAATGCCCTTATCCACGGCAATTAGCTTGGAAGAAGAAAAAAACATGCCATATACTAAACGTACAGGTAGTGCTTCAAATAGGAAGAGCAAATGAGGCAACGGAAAttcaaattacaaaatttaCAAGCCGTTAAATAGGGAAAAAAACATGCAATTGCGCGTGGCCAAAACAAAGGCCCAAGCCAAAAGCTTTATCAGGCGGAAGAGTTTCGAATATTGACCAGAGACCGAGAGACCCACCAATATCCATATGGGTAATGCATGACCATGGACGGGCCTCAAAGCCTCGAACTCGGGCAACTTTCTCCATTAACTGCGAGTATTTATTAGTTTGGTATGCACAAGACAAACTCTGGGCTTCAGTTGAGCTAGAAACGCTGGAGTACTGGAATGCCTCTGACTAATGGCCATATATGTGTGTTCCAGACTGTTGCCGAGTGGTTTCTTGGATAGGTCAGGTTTCTGGGCTAGGTCAGTTACGGTTTGGTAACTTTTTTTGAGGTCACTGTAGCTCCTATTAATTGATGGTTAGGGAATATTATATACCGACTTAaattcttattaaaaaaatattgcattGACTTAcagattaaaaaaataatgccagattaaaaaaaattaagccAAATTTAGAATTATAATGATaagatataaataaaaatagaagATCATTAAAACTcttttggtttttaattttccgtAAACTTTTATTGCAATTACCCACATTTCTTACAGGCAATTTTCCCATCAACTGCGCTCTTTCAATCAACAACAACTAATTTTAACTAATTTGCAATTTGTTTTGGTCagttaaaaataattaactttTTCTGTAGTGGCTAGGCAAAGCCCAGCACGCGTTTCAGCCATTTCCAATAAAATGGAACCTCAGCTTAGATCGGCTAATTTAAATCCGGATCTAATTGCAAGCAGACAATTTATATAAGATGCAATTTTGATTAGTTGCAAAGTGGGTAATAACCACAGCCAGTCGCACATCGATAAACCCATAAAATTAACATACAATTTTCATGGTTTTTATGTTCAGATATAAAACAATGAGCCCATTTGCATAGGTTGAAGTAGAATGGTAGTCCGTAGAAGAGAACACACTGTTGCTGGGCGAAATAAAAGTCAGTTGTTCTCACGTTACGAAATGGAAACCAGGTTGAAGGCCTCTCGCCGAAATGGAAAACTACTTAATTAGACGAAATGGAATCAAATTGTGCAAAATGACAATTGTAAGCGACAAATTCCATATACAAAATACAGTCAAAATTGATCAAAATCGATGCAAAGCATTTCCAATCAGTGATTTTGCATAAAACCCAGCGACTCATCCAAGCGGAAATGCATTGGGTGGGGCAAATCAGATCCATGCCTAGTCAGACTTGTTTTTCGAATCAGTTTTAGGCCGAACTTGGGGGGTTAGGCCACTCCGCTCTGGATTTGTCAGAATTCTATCAGGTTTGCTGGTTTAATAGGTGTCTAAGTACTCCCAAATTAAGTCAAGCCGAAATCGGACTTAAGTTCCTATTGACAAAGTTCTGACTTACGAATTCTTCATTTATAATTTAGAATAAAAACAAACTATTTTAAATAGGTTCTAACTGATAAAAAAGTGtataaaatttgattttttagacagctataaaaaagtttttatcaCATTTTTAACACCTAAACTGTTTAGTTACTTTTTagcgaaaattaaaattaataagcTAAATGAATAGATTTCGTtgatataataatttttaaaaaacagaAATGACTTCGAACAAAGATTTcggaaaacattttaaaatatttaaattactCTAATggattttaaaatcaatttaatataataaacttattttttttagctaTCCAAATATGTCTGTGCTGCGAGCACTCCTTCTGCTGGCCCTGAGTGCCACCGTGGCGCTGGCCCAGCGTCGTCTGGCCCTTCCCGATCCAAGGAGCTGTGCCAACCGGGTGCGCCATGCCAGCTATCGAGATGCCCGGGGCGTGTCCCACTCGTACTTCTTCAGCTGGGAGCATGCTCCCACTCGCAGTCTGGAGGTGGATTGGCTGGATGCAAGGAACATCTGCCGTCGGCACTGCATGGACGCCGTTTCCCTGGAGACGCCGCAGGAGAATGACTTTGTAAAGCAGCGGATCTCCCGGGGCAATGTGCGATACATCTGGACCTCGGGCAGGAAATGCAACTTCGCCGGCTGCGACAGGCCCGATCTGCAGCCCCCCAACGAGAACGGATGGTTCTGGTCGGGATCGGGGGCCAAGATTGGACCCACCTCGCAGAGGAACACCGGCGACTGGTCGGCAACGGGTGGATACCAGCAGCCGCAGCCCGACAATCGGGAGGCCGCCCAGGGCAACGACGAGAGCTGCCTGTCCATACTGAACAACTTCTACAACGATGGCATCAAGTGGCACGACGTGGCCTGCCACCACATCAAGCCATTCGTGTGCGAGGACTCTGACGAGCTGCTGAACTTCGTCCGCTCCCGGAATCCCAATGTCCGCTTGTAATTCTAACTAGCCTTAGCCTGAGGGAGATGATTaaaatttacatatttatGTAGCCTTAAACGGAACATTGATTGGTTGATCGATTGATTGTTTGACTCATTGACTGTTCAATCCAACATTGATGGCTTCCAAAAAAACGCCTAACATTCGTTTGTTCGGTTTAGTTCGCAGCAAAAGTTCTATAAGCAAAATTTGTAATAACATTTCTGTGTCGATCCGCGCATGATAAACAAAattgttaaataattttaaaaattgttaataaatacaaattgaaCCCAACAGTGAAAGACTTTTGGCTTAAACATTTAAtgcatatatttttatttagttcTTTATACGATTTCACTAGAAAATGCatgtatgtaaatatatatccATAGATCTGTTTAATAGGTATTTCCTTTATCTGAATACTTTGGTAAGTTCTGTTGCTTGCGGGAACTTATTCGTCTAGTTGTTAACACTAAGTCTAATTTCATTTACGTTTAggaataattaaattattaaacgaTTCTTTAGCCATTTCGAGTTTAGAAGAAGACACAAAGTTAGCAGATTTTATCTAATAAAGTAACTGGTACAGGTTGCATAGAGTTGTGCATCATTAGCCGATATCCTAccaaattcaaaatttaatctggcaaaataaaattaaaataataataggcaagcttaaaagtaaatttaaaaatagtttctGGTTCCATTTTTTGTCAGGCAtgctttgaaaaaatatacaatcatattatattatttataatgtgaaataataataaatcaaATTGTTTAACATAAAAATCTAACAACAAACAATAGGGAATTTAAAACTTATTCGTAAAGCTTAGTCATAGAAATTAACAAGTGATTTCGGTTAACTGGAACTTATGGAACTGGTCGTTTAGCACAGAATATATAGTTCGGTTATCGGTTATGAATGGTGTGTGGAGTTCTGTGTGTTTATGTGGGAACTGTGGTGGTGGGTGTTGTTGCTGGTATTTTGCTCAACAAAATACGGTCCTAAAAAGGGAGAATTACAAACTCGTTAATACATAATGGAAAAGCATTGGGAAGGGTCACAGAACGTATGGTTAGATAAGCCAAATTTTGTCATGAAGCGCTTACGGTTAGTTTTTGGGTCGGATTAATAGCCATCAAATCTGGGTTTATTTTAAGGGGTTAGTCACATGCGCATTCCCTTAGCCGAGATTCAAACCGTTAAGCCCCAAATCGAGCTTTACCTGCCGCaagataatttttaaattcaacgACAACATCAAACAAAGGAACACCTGTGAGTCTATGTTACGTCTACGTTGTGGTTACGCTAACACATTACGATCTCTACACAGAATCGTGTTATTTGAACTCTTCAATACTTGGTTTGTTAAGTTAGCTGTGCGTGTGGGTGACTGAGTTTCAGAATTTTGGTATCTTTTTTGTTATGATTTTGTTGAACTTAAGCAgtacttgagttattggaggCGCCACTGATCGCATTGAACAAAGCCATGCTGTTGCGTTGGTTTATGCTGTCGGCATCGTCGCCGAGCGGCTGGAAGGACTCGTCGTCGAGCAACTCACTGAGCGCCTGGCACAGCTTCTCGtagttctccttcagcacaTGGTGGTACTCCTTCTGGTCCGCGCTGATAATCCGCTCGTTGAGGAACAGGGCCTTTTGGCAGACCACAATGAAGTCGCTAAAAGGAAAAGGTGCCATTTAATAGATAACTTTTTAATACTGTAGAAAAAAGATTTGAACTGAGTTCCTTGGACTTATTATCAAGAAATAAGATAATAAAGGGCACGCTGGGCCAAGCTTGTGGTTGGTTACTAAGAAAACATACCGAAAGACATCCTTAAGATCTGCGACGCGATCCAATGAGAAGTTATTCACCACCTTTGCATCGAGGAAGGCATGGGCGTAGGCCAAAGGACCCGCATTTACCGTCACCGCCACACTTCCCTGCAGGCGCAGCTGCAACTTCTTCACATCGGCTGGTGGCAGAATGATCTCCTCCAGCTCTGAAACCTTGGATTGCATCTCATCGATGGCCACCTCGATGGGACTTAGTTCGATGATTTCGCGGGATTTTACGGGTATACGTTTGAGCACGTAGGGGAAGGAATATTGAGCTGCGAAGATTGAATAGTTAATAATGGATGACAATCTTACAGAAGATTATTCTTACTTTTTATAACCGTCTTGCGTTTCCATTGTTCTTCTACGCTGCCACGGGCTGCTCCCGATTTGGTGAACGGCGTTTCGTACATAAACGTGTCCACGTCATGATTTTGCTCGAATTCATTGAGCCTTTGGTCAAGCTCATCCTTGGAGAAGAACGGAATCACATGGGTGACTTGTATATAGGCAAGTTTGGCATCCAATTCGTCTACTTTAACCTAAAATATTAAGATGGATTTATGAAATTATATAATCAGTTTCATTAAGATGTACAAGTTCTATAATTTTTTCGTTAAAAATAGTAAATGCAAGGAATTGGTGGAACCTCTAAGGTGTCATATGGTgatgtttttaaaaacaatagaATATTACTGCTAAGAAATCGTGatatatacatttaattttaatcgAAATATATGAAAAACCACCTCATAACACTGAATGCTTAATCCCGATGAGAGGGTTTGCTATGCACGTTACTTTGAATCGAGTCGTCACACAAataaatatcagaatatcacTCTCCACCCTCAACTGATGTAGTTCAAACAACTCAACAACTTTACTAGGCACTAGTAAattgtttgttatttttatacatCAACCACTCTTCGCACACTAGAGCCGCAATAGAATCCAAATTTTGTATTTCGCGTTCAGAATTTTGGCACAAACCACCAGTTCACCAGATCGCCGGAAACCCAGGCAGTGATAACCAGGTACCCATCTGTTTCCGTTATGGAGCAGATCTTCGCATTCCCGTCCCATGGGATGGGTCTGGGTTTGGTCCAGATGCCGCTTCAGAACACGGTTCCGACTGCTGCGGAATACTCCCTCAACCCGAACGCGGTGGAGTTCGTGCCCTCGTATCGCCAGAGATCGGAGTTACCAAGTACCGAGACCAAAACGGAGGCGACCTCCACAACCACATTGCTTCATCCCGAAATCGTTGGGGATGCCGTGAATCGTGTGGATAATGGATTCCAAGTAAAGCGCCAGCTCTTTGATTTACTCAGCCAACTGGGAGATGAACAAATGCCCCTGGACGAGATCTCAGTGGGTTTGTTACCACGTGGCCAGGGTCTCACCATGACTTTCACCACAAAACAGGCGGACCAGCAGCTACAGCCTCCGGATCCAATGAGTTCGATCATCCATGAGCGCCAGAGCCTTCAGCTGGCTGTGGGCGATCAGCAAAAGCTGGCCAGCCGACCGGAAAGCGTCCTGGTGGCCCAGTTTCTAATCCGAGTTAACGATATTCTCAGCGAGAAGTATGAATACAGCGGAGATGTATCCGTCTGTCCCAAGTGCACTCTATGCTCCAATCGTAGCTACACTGAGCTGGAAATCGAGCACCAGATCGAAGGCATTAAGGCCTTCGAGAAGTTCTTCACCTTCACAGAATCAACGCGCTACCAGGACTTGGTTTCCCACAAGGCCTTCAAAGAACTTTGCCACAAGCTTGGCTTGATCGTTAGCCGTGATCAGATACACATTAATCGAGCTGATAGTAGGGTGAGTACAGTGGTCCCTCCACCCACGGCACAGTCTTCCAGTGTCACCGTTTGCATGTCCAATAACGAGATGGAACCAGGTGTGGAGGCAGATGCTTATGCCGGAGATGACGAGTCCCAGATGCACGGCAGTGATCTGACACCTAGAGGATGTCCAGGTCCGTCTATTCCAACGGAATATGTGAGAGGGAAGCTTTACAGGTGGGTGTTGATTTGGGCCAACAATTTAAAAGAATTTTGTTGACCGTTGCATAATTTCAGATATGAAGATTCCGAGGGATCGCAGCTGGTCAACCAGCTAAATGAGGCTCACCAAAGTACCGAGCCCATGATGATCGATGACTTCCATTTGGATGTGTCACCAACAACGCCGGCCCAATCTATAATGTCCACCAGTGTGCCTTCCACCTTTCCTCGGGTGTACAAATCGGCAAAGGCCAAATGCTCGGCTCGAGGGGCAGGATCTAGTGGCCTCCACTGCGGTTCTCAGTTACCCAGGAGTTCTGTTTTTGGCCGTTCATTGATGCAGTCGGTACAGAACACGCCCTCAACCTTGCAGAAACTTCAGACCACGACGGTTGGTGGCCATATTCAGCCCGGATCTACTGGCCAACGAAAGCTCCAAATGGAACCGTCCCTACACGGTGCAGTCCGCAAGCTAAATCGCTTGAATTCGGCGAAATCAGGATGCGTTCACCAGCAGTCGGGCAATATGTCAGCAGTTCAGACAGGTCGCGTGAGCAGGCCAGGAAAAGCTACTAACTCAGTACAGAAACAGCAGTCAAATCATACGTGAGTCATAACATAAGCACTTTTCCAACTTTCAAATCCATtatcactttaaaaaaaactcaGAAAATATTTACATGAATTTAATTATCTATTCTGACTTGTATCTAAAATTGAACCATCATGAACCCCACTGATTATACTTTTTTCTTAGTTGCAAGGCGGGCAAAAGTACCGCGAGCAACAGGATGGGCACCCCCACTCCTAAGCAACCCCATGGCACCGCGCAGCGAATGATCCCAAGAAGCACCAACGCTTCCATGATGCGTCAAACAGAGGTTAAGCGGGTAATAATATATCATTACTATTATAATACTATAATAATCTGCAATCTATTTACAGCGCATGAGCCTGATGCGCGGTGACAGCGATGCGGATCTGCTCTATAATGAATATCTCTTCAAATGATTTGCAGCTGAATTGCATGGATTTGTTGCttctatttaaaatataattatttctCTAAACTCAATAGcccaacaaaaaaaactatttgtaCTTATTTTCCTCGAGGGTTAGAAATTTGATTGAAAGCCAATTCTACTCACCGGTGACGAGTCCATGATCATCTTCACCACATCGGCTCCAAACTTATCCTTGTACTGCTTGCCCAGTCGCTCAGAGATTTCGCTCAGCGAAGTAAGCTTGGGTTCCTTGTACACGTACTCGATGGCATGGTCCTCTTcaaagtacatctaaaaatacaaaaatgaaTTATTTAGATATACAAAGTATTGTGAGATCGCTTACCATTCCATAGAAGACGACTCTGTAAAAGCGACCCAACATTCTTTTCCCAGAACGATTCACCTCCACGATCTTGTTATAGGCTTGAGTGAGATGTTCGTAGCAGTGAGCCAGGTCCAGAAAACTACGATCCCTTTCGTACATGGGCAGGATGAGTTTGTAGAGCTCTCCAAGGCACTCGAATCTTTCAGCGCGATCCAAGAAATCGGCACACTGCTTCAGTTGCTCTAGGAGCATTTGTTCCGTGTACTGGGAATCCTGAGCACCTGCATCCAGTTTAAGACCCTGCTCATCTCGGGGTATATTCGTAGATATCTTTTTGAAAGCGGTGGATGACCAACTGAGAGTGCAACCTCCTTTTAAACGAAGATATTCGCACATTAAAGCAGCTATATGCAGATGACAGCAGGCAGCCTCCGAGAGATTTCCATTCTGCTCGTGATTCCTGGCCATGGTCACCAGCCAAGTGTGCCGAAGCTCTGGGGTGGAGGCATATGAATTGGCCAGAGAGTACTGTAGTTCAAGCAACCTTTCGGGGTCCATATGATGAGCCTGCATTTGGGCTGTGGCCATAAGTACAGTGCGCACTCGACGAGTTAGATCCTTGACCTCCATGGGAAAACCTGTGCCCTTCATCGCCTTATCGCTATTCGCATAACTATTGATTATGGACAGGCTTTCCTGAAACCTGGCATTGTTCAGTCCAATTACGTTGCCAATCATCTGCGATACTGAGATTATAACTTGCAGGTGAACTCGGGTTAGCGCTTTTCTACCACTGAACTCAAAGTTACTGCGCATAAGGAGATACAAAACAGCGCACGACTCATGGCGAATCTCGACCAGGCGACTATCGCAGGCTTTAAGGAGCTCATAGACCATCTGACCACACAACATAGCATTGCCTTTGAACAAGGCCACTGCGTAGTTGTTAATAAAAGCTCTTAAAGCAGCGAAGACGTGTTTGGAGAGTCTTTCTGATTGGCCCAACTGCAGGAATCTCAGGTAAACCCTGGCCACCTTGGGCAAGATGAGGCTTTCTGCCAGGAGTTGTCTGAACTGCAGGACATACATCCCTAAGCAATCCAATATTATCATGCCCACTTCAGTGGCCAAATTGGATTCATAAAGAGCCAACTGACTCCTGGCCAGAGTGTCCATATCCTCTAGTAGATGTTCCCTGGTTTGATTCAGAGTTCCACTGTTTGGCTGCTGTTCCTGGTTGACGTTTTCCAACCCTGTGGGTGGTTGTGTCCTCGCTGGAAGAGTATTGGCCTTAGCCGAACGTCCTTGGCGGGTGTCTGGATTTATCACCACACTTTTCTTGCCCACATAGCGAAATTGCAAGAGGCAAAGATCCAGAATGGATAGAAACTGCAGGGTCTCGGACTCATTGCAGTTCTGCCACCAGCCCACCATTTGGTCCTGTGAGAGGTGCTTGATGATGAACAAGAAGCCCAGGAGCAGGTCCTTGCTCTCCGCCGAACTGAATTTATCGCAGCGGGAGAGGATCTGTGCGTGGGTAACGCTCACCGAGCGATTGTGTCCATTTCGTAGGGCCACATCTGCATCTCCATTGGTGTAGGCTCCAATTGTGGTCGTGTCCTGAGAGTGCTGAAAATAAGGATGCATGTTAGTGGTGGGCTCACTTGGAATTAAGTGACTAGACCAAAGACTCACCCCCGAATCCGTATTGGAATTTAGTGAGAGATTCGAAATGCCATTGCTAATTGGCTGCCCAGCGATGGCGGCCAGGTAGTTGTGCTCCTTGATGTGAACCGAGGTGCGGTAAGGACTCGGTTGATCGCAGTGCAGGGTCAGTCGGTTCTTCGAACGCGGAGTGGACGTCAGGGAGCCAAAAGTGGAGGAGTCCTTGCTAAACACATAGCTACTGGAACAACTCAAGCGCTTGGTATAGGACGCAGAGTCCGCATAAACATGACCATTGGGCGTACAGGCTCCTGACTCCGAAAGGTCATCAATCCGATGGATGTTGTCCATCACAATGCCCAGCCAGGGAACATAGAGTAGAGCAATCCTCGAGAGCTGACCCCTCTGCTGATATCGGTTGTCCAGCTCGTGTTTGGCCAGCAGATCCTTGAAGATTCCCAGAGCGTGACGCCTCACATGGCCTATTTCATTGAGACTACTCTTCAGTTCCTGAAGAAGCAATCCCGATAAGAAATGCTGCCTGCAGAACTGCTCGGACAAAGTGAAGTGCTGCATCATCTCAGGCGGTCTGTTCTTCGGATTCAAAACAAATGGCAGATTAAGGGGTACATAGTGCTCATGCTGACAGATTTCCTGCAGAAAGTTAAACTTGTATTCGTGAAGTATCCGCGTATTACCAGGCGAAAAGTCTGCCATATAACAGCGAATCAAGCGAAAGACAAATCCTCTGTCCATGTAACTCAGGCATTGGCGCACAAATTTAGCCAAAGAGCGATTCAGCAGATGCGTCTCCTCGCCCAAGTCCTCATATCGAGTGGTTATGTACGGCATTAATACCTTGATCAACTGCTCCACCCGATCGGCGTACTCCTTGGGAAACCGCTCGTTGCGCAGCATTCGAATCCTTCCGGTGGCCAACAAATGTTGAGCCATGCTCTTCACAATCAGATCGAAGAATATCGAGGAGTATCTCATGAACTTGTTAACGATCAGGAAATCGGGATTGCTGGGATTCAGGAGGTAGGGCAAGTGCCTGCACAGTTCTCCATGGACAGTCCTCTGTCTGGCTGTTTGCTGGCTGTAGTAGGGTGCATGGAATACGTATTTCACATAGGCTGCCAAAAGATCGGGTCTCTTGGCCTGATCGCTTATCAAATGGATAATGTTCGTTATCAAGCGGATGACATTCAAGCCTATTTCCTCGGATTGAGTGTGAACCAGCAAGGTGAAGAGCTCATTGAGAACCGTGGGTAAATAGTTAATCAACGATTTCATATCGATGGCATGGGCTGCTTTCAAAATCTTGCACGTTTCCGTTTCCGCCGGCACGGCTCCAGTTTTCCCGCCCTCCAGCAATCTCTCACAGTGTCCAAAAAAGTTGTGCAAGTGCTGATCGGCCGTAAGAACCGTGGAATCCAGACGCAAGCCCACCGTATATAGATTCCTCTGATTATCGATCCACTGGATATCCGGACCGCAGTTCTGCTGAGAAATTGGAAGGGTTTGTAGGCAGCCAAGGGAGGGTTttgggtggtggtggtggtgcagtAAGCATGCAGATCAGTGCGGAGAAAAAAACACAGAGAGAGAGCACAGGTTAGTTGGCAAGTCGGGGAATGAATGGATGTATGGGGCATGAGGTATGTTGGGTAAGAGACAAAACAAACAATTCATGAGTTGATGAACGGCTTTGCGAGGCACACAACGTCTATAACTTACCCCCTTGCCCCATCCCAAGGGCTGAATCGAAAGATAGCCCACTGGCAAGGTGGCAGCCACCGGCAGCTGCTGTTCCTCCAGACAAATTCGGTTCTTCTGGAGCAATGGCAACCAGGCATAACCAATGGGTGTCTCAAAAGCCGCATTTGCTTCCCTCTTCTTGCTCAGATTACAGGACACATGGTAAAAGGAGAAGAGCAGGTGGTGTTCCGGAAACAGACCCAACGGAAGTCGCAGTTTAATCTCCTCGTACCAGGTGGGAGTCACATTGTGATGAAGCACTGGACAGGCTATCTGGGATACCAAAAGATCCTGGCCTGGGCGACCATAAATGCACTGCAATTAAGGGAATGCATTaggaattttaaatatatgtaacataaaattaattttgttcTAACCTTCAAAGGTTTGCTGTATTCCCCATCTCCATCTCGTAGCTCCACCACCACCGTGATGTTCCTGGCTCGGGAGAACAGTTTCTGGCTGTCGAATTGCAAACTCAATGGATACACATAGAGGTGGTTACAGAAGCTCGTATAAGGATGTGCATCCCGTTCGCTTTGGCTCTGGAATTCGGCCAACTCAATAGTGGGCGACTGCTTGGAAGATGGATTATAGGTGGACAGAGGAGCCAGGGATTTACTCAAGCCACAGGGTGTGGTTTGGTCCAGGAACTGCATCTGCATCTTTAGGCTACCAGGAATGATGGTTAGTTTGCTCAGTTTCTCGGGCTTGCGAAAATCGACCAATAGCTTTAGGAGTTCATCGTCCTTAAGCTTTGGTAATTCCTGGCGGTAAATGGGACTGAATTCAAAATCCTTTTTGGGATCCACATCCAATTCGTGGCTGTACTGCTTGAACAGAGGTCTTGCTGCCCAGGCAAAAGGCTGTCTATAATGCCCAATGTGATGAGCGCAGTTCTTTGCCGCTTTGTAGACTTTCTGACCCAATTTCGGATCCTTGCCTGCTTTTAGATAGGGTTCTGCAGCCTGAGCTATTCCAGATTGCAGGAGTTTTTCCACTCGCACTA is a genomic window of Drosophila suzukii chromosome 2L, CBGP_Dsuzu_IsoJpt1.0, whole genome shotgun sequence containing:
- the Ziz gene encoding dedicator of cytokinesis protein 9 isoform X5, whose product is MERKFTRGLNKLGSAVQMRENVSQLVRESAVLNKPLVVEPIDFEAFIAKNKTVIQNDPQRELLIYPADDVSEIIMPRKQRTNAKSVADRFDPPNEAIVCPLHGPSIISNGNGHSQVSRQGSIQSNGSHHNGNGHTSSSSSSSLTNSNGHGQLSRKSSQCSNGSSSHKDSSYESALSSITLRSNLAQPEEVDEFADDGHGEDVVDGMPHGSRAECTRFTRQALYTYRAKNHLIHYKYNAYGGNCHDLPSISPAEELLEEVYEIDADQDRIDEQMTRSQADTITKQGYLLKGPDSASDRMFANIGNKSFKRRYCYLRQEIDGTYILELHKDEKQGEAKATIVMDFCTDVVQNPKRGRFCFELRMTTGHKSFTLAAENEQDFKDWLSKISSVLAQNRAQEEKRNASLERQPSISSNPSPQLQPPAMEPQIFGTLKGLDQSLHPQLMKYGRETDHSIALARREQRRRLFACYQSPAKSSGSDNVEQYREHFGTRLLLTCHNLRFRLQCIPQDESSASGIEQQVEPYITSLALYDAKANRKLSENFYFNVNEQWAAQLLPNTPVPSSVAGCGVPRKSADGDERNSSSQAPHSLFDGVSAELLRANRQQFQQLRQCLLSVTAPHADIYLVVRVEKLLQSGIAQAAEPYLKAGKDPKLGQKVYKAAKNCAHHIGHYRQPFAWAARPLFKQYSHELDVDPKKDFEFSPIYRQELPKLKDDELLKLLVDFRKPEKLSKLTIIPGSLKMQMQFLDQTTPCGLSKSLAPLSTYNPSSKQSPTIELAEFQSQSERDAHPYTSFCNHLYVYPLSLQFDSQKLFSRARNITVVVELRDGDGEYSKPLKCIYGRPGQDLLVSQIACPVLHHNVTPTWYEEIKLRLPLGLFPEHHLLFSFYHVSCNLSKKREANAAFETPIGYAWLPLLQKNRICLEEQQLPVAATLPVGYLSIQPLGWGKGQNCGPDIQWIDNQRNLYTVGLRLDSTVLTADQHLHNFFGHCERLLEGGKTGAVPAETETCKILKAAHAIDMKSLINYLPTVLNELFTLLVHTQSEEIGLNVIRLITNIIHLISDQAKRPDLLAAYVKYVFHAPYYSQQTARQRTVHGELCRHLPYLLNPSNPDFLIVNKFMRYSSIFFDLIVKSMAQHLLATGRIRMLRNERFPKEYADRVEQLIKVLMPYITTRYEDLGEETHLLNRSLAKFVRQCLSYMDRGFVFRLIRCYMADFSPGNTRILHEYKFNFLQEICQHEHYVPLNLPFVLNPKNRPPEMMQHFTLSEQFCRQHFLSGLLLQELKSSLNEIGHVRRHALGIFKDLLAKHELDNRYQQRGQLSRIALLYVPWLGIVMDNIHRIDDLSESGACTPNGHVYADSASYTKRLSCSSSYVFSKDSSTFGSLTSTPRSKNRLTLHCDQPSPYRTSVHIKEHNYLAAIAGQPISNGISNLSLNSNTDSGHSQDTTTIGAYTNGDADVALRNGHNRSVSVTHAQILSRCDKFSSAESKDLLLGFLFIIKHLSQDQMVGWWQNCNESETLQFLSILDLCLLQFRYVGKKSVVINPDTRQGRSAKANTLPARTQPPTGLENVNQEQQPNSGTLNQTREHLLEDMDTLARSQLALYESNLATEVGMIILDCLGMYVLQFRQLLAESLILPKVARVYLRFLQLGQSERLSKHVFAALRAFINNYAVALFKGNAMLCGQMVYELLKACDSRLVEIRHESCAVLYLLMRSNFEFSGRKALTRVHLQVIISVSQMIGNVIGLNNARFQESLSIINSYANSDKAMKGTGFPMEVKDLTRRVRTVLMATAQMQAHHMDPERLLELQYSLANSYASTPELRHTWLVTMARNHEQNGNLSEAACCHLHIAALMCEYLRLKGGCTLSWSSTAFKKISTNIPRDEQGLKLDAGAQDSQYTEQMLLEQLKQCADFLDRAERFECLGELYKLILPMYERDRSFLDLAHCYEHLTQAYNKIVEVNRSGKRMLGRFYRVVFYGMMYFEEDHAIEYVYKEPKLTSLSEISERLGKQYKDKFGADVVKMIMDSSPVKVDELDAKLAYIQVTHVIPFFSKDELDQRLNEFEQNHDVDTFMYETPFTKSGAARGSVEEQWKRKTVIKTQYSFPYVLKRIPVKSREIIELSPIEVAIDEMQSKVSELEEIILPPADVKKLQLRLQGSVAVTVNAGPLAYAHAFLDAKVVNNFSLDRVADLKDVFRDFIVVCQKALFLNERIISADQKEYHHVLKENYEKLCQALSELLDDESFQPLGDDADSINQRNSMALFNAISGASNNSRPYFVEQNTSNNTHHHSSHINTQNSTHHS